One Candidatus Methylomirabilota bacterium DNA window includes the following coding sequences:
- a CDS encoding glycosyltransferase family 39 protein: MVATLAVLLTVGEVLAITAYGVVLLQSAGYGPRQALPVALTATLGLLSFVAQSVFLLGVPSLLPVIEVSMLVAGAVLARPHWRGGRRFLESCRAHLREEWRTWVWVAPAWAYLGAASILIPEGNFDSMRYNLARVLLFEQEGTLLPTHFSEFNQVVFPVGGDILRHFVLRYGTDFGIAFFSLLALLNIAASNYALARAVASRASALTATLIVSSAPLLVYQATGTKPDILAAAVASTSLLLAFRIHQGPRALDLLLFVLALSFGLSVKTTYLAFGLPLALAVVAHLVRHPPAPGSLRIGWQRAGIAIVMVAVLSQSWLFVHNWRRWGNWAGPKEFAATYTHTDGAVGAGANLVRYAVQSIQVLSSTDEVARVMTGHTPSAAVEGVYRKTLEPLLGLKGMSSSRGISRLEITPRRWGDGENGAWFGPLGFLIVFPSLALAIARGRSLARLAGLVVAASVLLIARFVAWMPWNGRFFAMSFAGCGPCVAFAIERYAPGRRTQTALRVLACGVLYYGCCFNTAKDLLSPRDVLESIQAARPLPGLLRDSIWYRTRGGQDRDFYSRRHFRDDRVAIVSRELQAGSRVAVVVGANAWVYPFMQKRPDVRFLLVGHGQEPPASVDYVLCVNVACTRDRLPPDAEILWSASGSPAGRVGALAALGCPRGKGCPGS; this comes from the coding sequence GTGGTCGCTACTCTCGCCGTCCTCCTGACCGTCGGGGAGGTACTGGCGATCACAGCCTACGGTGTCGTGCTCCTGCAGAGCGCCGGGTACGGGCCGCGCCAGGCCCTGCCCGTCGCGCTGACGGCCACCCTGGGACTGCTCTCCTTCGTCGCGCAGTCGGTCTTCCTCCTCGGCGTCCCGTCGCTGCTGCCCGTGATCGAGGTGTCGATGCTCGTGGCGGGCGCCGTCCTCGCCAGGCCACACTGGCGTGGCGGGCGGCGGTTCCTCGAGTCGTGCCGCGCGCACCTCCGGGAAGAGTGGAGGACCTGGGTGTGGGTCGCGCCGGCGTGGGCCTACCTCGGCGCCGCGTCGATCCTCATCCCGGAGGGGAACTTCGACTCGATGCGCTACAACCTGGCGCGGGTCCTGCTTTTCGAGCAGGAGGGCACCCTCCTTCCCACGCACTTCTCCGAGTTCAACCAGGTGGTGTTCCCCGTCGGGGGAGACATCTTGCGGCACTTCGTGCTCCGCTACGGCACCGACTTCGGCATCGCGTTTTTCAGCCTGCTGGCCCTCCTCAACATCGCCGCGAGCAACTACGCGCTCGCCCGGGCCGTCGCCTCGCGCGCTTCCGCCCTCACCGCGACCTTGATCGTGTCCTCGGCGCCGCTGCTGGTCTACCAGGCCACCGGAACGAAGCCCGACATCCTGGCGGCGGCCGTGGCGTCGACCAGTTTGCTGCTGGCCTTCCGCATCCACCAAGGCCCGCGCGCTCTCGACCTCCTCCTGTTCGTGCTCGCGCTCTCGTTCGGCCTGTCCGTCAAGACCACCTATCTCGCTTTCGGACTGCCGCTGGCCTTGGCCGTGGTGGCGCACCTGGTGCGCCATCCGCCTGCTCCGGGATCCCTGCGCATCGGCTGGCAACGGGCCGGAATCGCGATCGTCATGGTGGCGGTCCTCTCGCAATCGTGGCTGTTCGTCCACAACTGGCGCCGGTGGGGGAACTGGGCCGGCCCGAAGGAATTCGCCGCCACCTACACCCACACGGACGGGGCCGTCGGCGCCGGCGCCAATCTCGTCCGGTATGCGGTGCAGTCCATTCAGGTGCTGTCGTCCACGGACGAGGTCGCCCGCGTGATGACCGGCCACACGCCGAGCGCCGCCGTCGAGGGCGTGTATCGGAAGACCCTCGAGCCCCTTCTCGGCCTCAAGGGAATGAGCTCGAGCCGCGGGATCTCCCGGCTGGAGATCACCCCTCGCCGATGGGGCGACGGCGAGAACGGCGCCTGGTTCGGTCCCCTGGGCTTCCTGATCGTGTTTCCTTCCCTGGCGTTGGCGATCGCCCGCGGCCGTTCGCTCGCGCGGCTGGCCGGCCTGGTGGTGGCCGCCTCGGTCCTGCTGATCGCCCGCTTCGTGGCCTGGATGCCCTGGAACGGCCGTTTCTTCGCCATGTCCTTCGCGGGCTGTGGACCTTGCGTGGCGTTCGCCATCGAGCGATACGCGCCGGGCAGGCGCACGCAGACCGCGTTGCGGGTCCTCGCGTGCGGCGTGCTCTATTACGGGTGTTGCTTCAACACGGCGAAGGACCTCCTCAGCCCTCGCGACGTGCTCGAGAGCATCCAGGCCGCTCGGCCGCTGCCCGGCCTCCTCCGCGACAGCATCTGGTACCGGACCCGCGGCGGCCAGGACCGGGACTTCTACAGCCGACGCCACTTCAGAGACGACCGGGTCGCGATCGTGAGCCGTGAGCTCCAGGCGGGCTCACGCGTGGCGGTGGTGGTGGGAGCGAACGCCTGGGTCTATCCCTTCATGCAGAAACGCCCTGACGTGCGCTTCCTGCTGGTAGGCCACGGGCAGGAGCCGCCGGCGTCCGTCGATTACGTGCTCT